The genome window TTTGGAATATATACATCGAAAATTACAAGGCCCAAAACGAAAATATATACCTTAATTCTTTCCCACATAAGTTCCTTAGCATTTGCAGGAACCCCACGCCAATCCTTCTTCAGTGGAATATGTCTTGGATCCTTAACCTCTGAGGCTACCATTTTCGAAAAATCAGAGGAATTTTCACTTACACATTTCCCTGTCGAGTCAAATAGACAAACTTGCTTCCCTTTCCACTTCGGAATACAAGTTCCACGTGTCCTACGTTCACTTTGTTCCTCCATGATGAGAAGGTGAAAAATGAAGAGTGAAAGTGAAAATGAGAaggtgaagaagaggaagagtgaAAATGGTTGTCAGATTAGGAAGAGTAAAAATGCGTGAAGAAGAGGAACGGGTGAAGTAGCTGAGGGAAATAAatattgtcggttataaccgacagaaactCCAATAAAACCGCCAGTCaattaaaatattgaaaatGTGTCAGTGTATTGTCGGTAAAATCCGACAGATATTATCTAAAACCGTCAGGAACTAACAACGGTCAGTAAGATATTTATTATGTCATAACGTATTATAATGACAGGTTAATGTCAGTTAGTAGATAGGGTGGTTGAGGGAAATATatattgtcggttataaccgacagaaactCCATTAAAACCGCCAATAAAAGCGCCagtaaattaaaatattgaaaatGTGTCAGTGTAGTGTTGGTAAAATCCGACAGAAATTATATAAAACCGTCAGAAAATTTCCAAAAACCGCCAGGAATTTCTCCTCAGTTACATTTTTGtgcttcattaatttttttcgaAGTTAACGAGCGGGAAAATTCCCGCTCAAAATTTTGGTCAGTTTGTGTCGGTTATATTCGACAGGGATgttaacgaaaaaaaaaaaatttgttttgatttgttttttaacattataacattttaaattttaccacacaaaataaaatattttaaataaaagtcacccaaccaaaaaaaatataaaataaaccatgtgtttttttttttttaccattataacattttaaataaaagtcaccacacaaaatataaaaaaattaaataaagtgtttttttttatttttttaaccattataacattttaaattttaccACACAAACTAAAGGCCACACAAATTGAAAGATAGTTTAATTAATACTTAAAAAACATAAAGTAAATAATAAAACTACTCCATTTCATCTTCTGTTAGGTCATCATCGGCATTAACAAAAACAGGAAACTGGGTAGGCAATGGTAATACTTCGTGAAAATGAGTCTCTTCCACGCCAACCCTTGTATGCAGATTTTCATTGTCAAGTACACGATCATCCAAATCAGGTATGGCATAATCATCAAGAGCATCATTATCCTCTAATACGTCAAACAAATCTCTTGGCTGCGTTCGAACAACAACATGCcaatctttttcaattgtgtcctCCACATAAAATGCTTGTAATGCTTGTGAAGCTAATATGAAAGGATCCTCTTTAAATCTCAATTGATTGAAGTTTACTAAAGTAAATCCATATTGATCGGTCTTCATACCTCTTGGACTTTCACTGTTAACCCATTCGCATTTAAACAACATCACAGCTCGACCCCTGTCTCCTGCTTCAGTAGGGCCACAATATCTAACCTCAAACATGTCTATGACTCTACCATAACAATTCACTTGCCCAATTGCACCAGGGACATTTGCAGGTACAAAGACACCACAATTTTGATTCTTATGCTTATCGTCCACATATTTTGTACGAAATCTGAACCCATGAATAATGTGACTTTTATATTTCGTCACAACCCTACTAGGATAATTGGCTAGCCAATGCAAGTCTTCAGATATCAAGATGTCATTAGCATGACATATTGAATTAATCTGTAATaagtaaaatgataaaaattgacACGACAAATATAACCACGTCataattaaaatgtaaaaaaaaaaatactaatgtGACTGTTATATTAACTCACATGTTGCTTGAACCATTCTGGAAATTCCTTCTTGCTTAGCTCCTTGATTTGTCGCACAGTTAGCCTTGCTCGACGATGTTGATTTTTCAAGAATTCCTCATGTTGCCTAGCCAATCAGGTCCAAATATGcttaacttttttttcaaagtaaagaaaattGATAAAACATTAAGACGTATGACTAAATGATTTTACCTTCTAAATGGGTTAACCTCATCACAATTATTTAGAATGTATCTGTGGCACTGATCAAGAACATTTAACTTGAGCTCCACATTTTCTCttgaacccatataacatcATTTAGAGTCAAAAATTGATAACCCACCAGATACTCCACGTCCAATACCATCTTCATTTCGACCTCTACGAGTGCGACGAGACTCAACATCTCTAAGATACATGGAACAAAAggacaaacactcatccaccaaATACGCTTCAGCAATAGAACCTTCAGGATGACCCATATTACGAACATATCGCTTCAGTGTTTGTAAAAACCTATAATTATAATACAAAacacaaattattataattgCTAATAAAAATTATCattataaattaacaaattttataAAGATTTGTTAATTGCCGTtcaattggatacatccatctaTATGGAACAGGGCCTGCAATAGCTGCTTCATCTGCCAAGTGAATTGGGAGGTGCATCATTACATCAAAAAATGCCGGCGGGAATATCTTCTCCAATTGACATAATGTCAAGGCAATTCTTGAATTCAATTGCTTGAAACCTTCCTCGGACTCCTTCTTGCTACACAATTGTCTGAAAATGGCACTTAACTCTAATAATATCATAGTAACGGATTTAGGCAAAACCGCACGTACTGCAAGCGGGAGTAACTGCTGCATTAAAACATGACAATCGTGGCTTTTCAAtccatgtatttttctttcattcaCATGCACACATCGCgacaaatttgatgaatatcCATCGGGAACCCGAATAGTAGACAACACTTCACAAAATgcagttttttcttctcttttcaacgTGAACAATGCTGGAGGTCGAAATGTTCTATTTCCTTTCCTACGCGGATGTTGTCTAGGTCTTATATTCAAGATTTCAAGATCTGCACGTGCGGCCAATCCATCCTTGGACTTTTTATCTATATCTAACAATGTTCCAACTACATTgtcacatatatttttttcaatatgcATAACATCAAGATTGTGTCTAATCAATAGATGCCTCCAATAAGgtagttcataaaaaatagatttCTTCTTCCACTGACTCTTACTACTTGTACTGCTCTCAGTTCGTTTTCTGCGTTGCCCAACCGAAGCATCCTTCTTTGGCTTTCCAAAAGTAAATCTCAAAGTAGAAAGTTCTTCAAGACATTGTAAACCAGTCCACTGCCTTGGTGCACTATGATGCTCTCGCCGACCATTAAAAGATGTGGTTTGTCTTCGAAACCTATGATCAACAGGAAGAAAGCGTCGATGCCCCAAATAGGAAATCTTACGACTCACCGGCAAGTAAATAGATTCTTTATCATGCATGCAATGTGGACAAGCTTTATATCCATGTGTACTCCATCCTGATAACATTCCATAAGCCGGAAAATCACTTATAGTCCATAAAACGACAGCTTTCATCGTAAAAGTTTGGTTGGAATACGCATCATAAGTAGGAGTGCCCACCTCCCACAACTCATtcaactcatcaatcaatggACGCATGTACACATCAATCTCTTTGCCGGGACTACGCGGTCCTGGTATTAACAGAGATAACAACAAATTCGGTTGCTTCATACACATCCAGGGCGGTAAATTGTAAACTGAAAGCACCACAGGCCATGTGCTATAGTCTTGCCTCATTTTTCCAAAaggattaaatccatcactggcCAACCCTAATCGGACATTTCGAATTTCTGATCCAAACTCCGgatataaattatccaaatgctTCCATGCTGGAGAATCTGAAGGATGTCTCATAAACCCATCCTTAGGACATTCAGTTGCGTGCCACCTCATATGTTCAGCTGTATGCTTCGACATATACAACCGCTGCAATCgtggttttaaaggaaaataccacATAACCTTAGCTGCGATTTTTTTTCTAGAGCCATCATCTTCATTGACAtttttatatcttgattcaccACAAACTGAGCATACGGTCAACTCTGCAGTGTCTTTCCAATAGATCATGCAATTATTGGGACACGCATCAATCTTTACATACGTCAGACCCAAgtcatttataagtttttttgcCTTATAACAAGATTCAAGCAAACAATTTCCATCAGGcagcatttttttaattaactcaAGTAACGTGGTAAAGATCCCGTCCGACATtcttgctaaacacttgatctGATACAATCTTACAACTGCctctaattttttaaattccttACAACCTGGCCACAAATCTTGATCTGCCTCTTCAAGCAACTTAAAAAAAGTCTCGACCTCTTCTGGACGCCCTTCCCCAGAAAGGGGTTCAGTAGACGGCCCAACACCTTCTTCAGTTAATGGTTGGACAAATACATCATTAAGAACATCATGCATACCAGTCAACCGATCTCCTGTTTCAGTAGATGGCCCAACaccttcttctccaatctccatATTTTACTCTCCAATTAAAGGCTCCCCATGATGTCGCCATGAAGTATTTTTGTAatctttatccatatcatacaacACAAGATGTTCGACAAtagtttttctaacaaaaatatatcgattacaacatcttttgcaaggacATCTAAACTTATCGGGGCCAGCACCATTCGCAACTGCTTgatccaaaaataaattaattccaTCTGTATACGCTTCCAAATTTCGCGGTAGTGTCAACCAATTCTTTTCCATGTTTTACCACTGTACGAGAGCAAATATTACGTTGAAACTAAGATGCCTACAATCTTTCAATCCCTATCATGTAGGCATAACTATTAGAAATTTCAATCTCTATTTTTCAACCTCGAACTATCACAATTGCAATTTAATTTCCAACACCTATAAcagtaaaacaaataaaaaaaacaataaaaggttAACAAAAATATGTTTATCTACACTCttgattatttattaaatttaagtttttattaTCCTCATATCAATTAGAgtgaaatatttaattaattaacataatatatacctatattactaaatattaccAATTTATGGCATTTAAATATTGTcaatttaacataaatatttccaaataatatttatctcaatttcttcataacagtttaagtaaataaaatacaatattttaATCCCTATCATGTAGGCATAACTATTAGAAATTTAATTTCCAACACCTATCAtagtaaaacaaattaaaaatacaataaaaggCTAACAAAAATATGTTTATCTATACTCttgattatttattaaatttaagtttttattaTCCTCATATCAATTAGAgtgaaatatttaattaattaacataatatatacctatattactaaatattaccAATTTATGGCATTTAAATATTGTcaatttaacataaatatttccaaataatatttatctcaatttcttcataacagtttaagtaaataaaatacaatatttaATCCCTATCATGTAGGCATAACTATTAGAAATTTAATTTCCAACACCTATCAtagtaaaacaaattaaaattacaataaaAGGTTAACAAAATATGTTTATCTATACTCttgattatttattaaatttaagtttttattaTCCTCATAGCAATTAGAgtgaaatatttaattaattaacataatatataactatattactaaatattacaaatttatgaaatattaaatattatcaatttaacataaatatttatctcaatttcttcataacaatttaagtaaataaaataaactaatagaaCACAAATATTCCTAATTTATcttactaattaaattaaaatctctAAATAAATAATCTTGTGTGTTAAACAAACAATTTAAACATCAATAAGTTCAGTAATAAAACCTGAACTATTGAAGAATTCCGTTGTCGATCTATTCTTTACGTAGTCAGCTAACTAATTAAAGCCCCTgcaaaatcaaatcataaaataaaaataagtcaCAAAGCACTTgattaaaaaagaaatagaagatgaaaagtatggaagcaaaagaaatgaaaaacttaCTGTGTGagatgaagagaagaaaaagatgaagtgcttgatgaagaaaaaaatagaagatgAAAAGTATGGAAGCAAAAGAAATGAAGAGAAGAAACGGATTGAAGATTGAAGATTGAAGATTGAAGATGAGgattgaagatgaagaagagaaAATGGAAGCAAAAGATATCTGAATCAACAACAAATAGAAAAGCTTTAGgcgaaaaattataaaatatttaatttatgtcggttatagccgtcagaatattaaaataaaaaccgtcagaatactaaaataataaaaaattaatttctgtcggttataaccgccactATTAACTTCAAAACCGCCAGaacatgtaaaaaaaatattaaaaaaaataattcaaaattacTGAGGGTTATAGAAATTTATTGGCGGttaaatccaccagaaaaaaTCCGACAGAAATTTCTGTCGGAAAAATCCGACAGAAATGAGATTTTATCCGACACTAAATAAAATACGTGTCGGATATCTTTATCCGTCAGAATAACTTATAAACCGCCACCATCATCcgacacctaaagctaatattgtagtagtgtgtGGTTTTCGCTTCAGAACCGCAAGAAAAGGAGCATAGAGTTTGACTTCTCTTAGTTGTTTGCCAATTCAACCAGTTACTGGGTATTTTCACACCGGACATTTTTCATGGTTGGATGCTTTCGTTGTTGTTTTAGCGGAAGGTAGGATGCTTTCgttgtatttgttgaaaaaaaattacagtaAATAACTTCTACtctctaaaaaattgaaatcaaacgaaaaaaaaattcataaattgagtcataccttgattggaggattcaaaacttcaaaatcaccatccatcaataaaaaaaacttatttttctctatGAGAGCTGTCACAGCCAGTCCCGGAATTTCATATCCGTGGGTATGAAATGACAGATTTGCCTTAACGGTTGCTAAGGTACGTGTGACATGTTATTTGGAATAAAACCTAcattcctaagttttggaaatTTAGTGGTTTAAAATGGTATGcatttttgtgtggttagggatttaagaaattttgatttgttttgggTTGACCACACACACGCACGGGACAAGCCCTCTCCCTTACCCtgtgccctctctctcttccccctcagtttcattctctctcttcctcttgaAACCGTACGGACAAGGTACCAAACCCTCAAATCTTCACGAATCGACGCCAAAAAGGTGAGTTTCTTCATCCTTGCAACCTCCTTagttgaatggtaccattttaGAACTGGAAACCTTCGAAATCACATCGAACCCGTAACCCATTTTGAAAtcattgttcatgcacacgtgaaatgttgattttcagggaattctaagcttacagggagcttagtgaggtcccaaggaagctcggtgtacttagtttgaaggttttggatgtcgggatcgtagggttcgaagttggccggttttcttggattttctccTGTGAGATTTCGTGTGTTTTTTAGCCTTAAAGTAGTgcatcgtgattctacatgtttagggtttcattttggtataaattttgtaagaaatggttgagaaatgacggagaacaaggagattgaaaaatctccagtttttcGGCGCCGGCGAAACTAGTCCGGCgactggaggaagaagatgatgcgcgtgggggcgcatgcaacattgaaatttttttctaaaaatacctcgacgtccgtgacgtcgagtaggtcattgtggtatattcatatacccaaattgagcatcgtatgagaagttattacgtattgttggttatgtgctttaaataacaattttatagttgtttcgcatataggtgatacctatcccgaggacgagcgtattcaagggcgtcacgggggttacgactcatcgacttaccagtgagtgggcagtattttatgtatttacctatatactattgatttttttcccagaaattgaatttaaatgaaagtatgttttaaaatgccatgcatgcatattatgaaataTCTGAGttagtaattgatgcatatatatatatgaaatggtgctgtgggcgcacaggtgagtatcaggtgagttttatgttattcatgtgaattattgatgatgtgaattgtgttgagagctcataacatgcacccctggtgttagtgcttatattactcacccgcaccacacgctcaccttggatccaagtaggtgcatgtcgtacagaccattaaaggtggttccgacttgtaggtgattttagattattatacagctgttgatgagagaagcactagagcgtattcttacacctttcttatcgtacagactacttcaggtagttccgatttatgtgcagagtagcgccgtacaggtcactgtggtgactccagttggttggatattgagctatagaattaaccgtacatgaccaactgcagggtcttcggttgattccttatttcacctgttataatgttgcatccttattctgttattgacgcttataacatggcatactttctggtttttgataaagattggtgatttgagatatttgaagaattatatgcatattatgttattttctgggaaagtatacatgttttacagcgaggggttagaaatgttattaaatgaaatgttttcgaaaaactttattttactgacccactcaattttgttttgcgcccctccaggttctagttagtagcgttggtggcccacgaggatttCCGCGGCatactgacagactacataaatgtaggactcacattcgggtgttgtaatttagttatggtcctacttgactgcacctagtacttatgctttgaatttgt of Malus sylvestris chromosome 6, drMalSylv7.2, whole genome shotgun sequence contains these proteins:
- the LOC126626777 gene encoding uncharacterized protein LOC126626777, whose product is MEIGEEGVGPSTETGDRLTGMHDVLNDVFVQPLTEEGVGPSTEPLSGEGRPEEVETFFKLLEEADQDLWPGCKEFKKLEAVVRLYQIKCLARMSDGIFTTLLELIKKMLPDGNCLLESCYKAKKLINDLGLTYVKIDACPNNCMIYWKDTAELTVCSVCGESRYKNVNEDDGSRKKIAAKVMWYFPLKPRLQRLYMSKHTAEHMRWHATECPKDGFMRHPSDSPAWKHLDNLYPEFGSEIRNVRLGLASDGFNPFGKMRQDYSTWPVVLSVYNLPPWMCMKQPNLLLSLLIPGPRSPGKEIDVYMRPLIDELNELWEVGTPTYDAYSNQTFTMKAVVLWTISDFPAYGMLSGWSTHGYKACPHCMHDKESIYLPVSRKISYLGHRRFLPVDHRFRRQTTSFNGRREHHSAPRQWTGLQCLEELSTLRFTFGKPKKDASVGQRRKRTESSTSSKSQWKKKSIFYELPYWRHLLIRHNLDVMHIEKNICDNVVGTLLDIDKKSKDGLAARADLEILNIRPRQHPRRKGNRTFRPPALFTLKREEKTAFCEVLSTIRVPDGYSSNLSRCVHVNERKIHGLKSHDCHVLMQQLLPLAVRAVLPKSVTMILLELSAIFRQLCSKKESEEGFKQLNSRIALTLCQLEKIFPPAFFDVMMHLPIHLADEAAIAGPVPYRWMYPIERFLQTLKRYVRNMGHPEGSIAEAENVELKLNVLDQCHRYILNNCDEVNPFRRQHEEFLKNQHRRARLTVRQIKELSKKEFPEWFKQHINSICHANDILISEDLHWLANYPSRVVTKYKSHIIHGFRFRTKYVDDKHKNQNCGVFVPANVPGAIGQVNCYGRVIDMFEVRYCGPTEAGDRGRAVMLFKCEWVNSESPRGMKTDQYGFTLVNFNQLRFKEDPFILASQALQAFYVEDTIEKDWHVVVRTQPRDLFDVLEDNDALDDYAIPDLDDRVLDNENLHTRVGVEETHFHEVLPLPTQFPVFVNADDDLTEDEME